A segment of the Salvelinus namaycush isolate Seneca chromosome 3, SaNama_1.0, whole genome shotgun sequence genome:
TCAGACGAGATCCTGGAGAGCTTGCCGCCCGAGGTCACCAGCGTCGAGGGCGCCGCCATCTGCCACTTCGACGAGGACGTCTTTGTGATCGGCGGCTGGAAGAACAGCGACGACGTGGACAAGCAGTACCGCAAAGAGGCCTACCGCTACTCTGCCGAAAGGAAGCGCTGGATGTTGCTGCCGCCCATGCCCCAGCCGCGCTGCCGCGCCACCGCCTGCCACGTGCGCATCCCCTACCGCTTCCTGTACGGCTGCCAGCGCTACCCCATGCCCCAGAACCTGGCCCGCCAGCGGGACCGCATGCAGCAGATGCAGCAGCTACACCGGCGCACCCTCACCCTGCGCAGGCAGCTACAGTCTCAGATCGAGTGCTGAGCTATCGCAACCCCTGTCTGTCCATCACATCCGCCCCAGAGGGGGAGCagcccagtccagctccaagCCCCAAACATCCCCTGGCAGCCATCGTCATCAACCCCCACCCATAACCTGCTGTAGCAGTGGCTCCTATGTTGCTCTCATGCTGGTTCTTTGTCAAGAGAACTCTGTGCCAGATCATCAGGTTGAGATATTGGTGTTAGTAGTGACTGTGGTGTTCAAGGCTGGGAGGTGTGGGAATGATGTGACTCTGACCAGGTGTTTGTCTATGTGGGGAGGACAGGCTGAATGTTACAATTGTGAATAGAGTGTTGTACAGTGACCAACATCGGACTACACTACGTATGTACGTCAGGCACAGGTGATGTTTGTCTTTTTATACATGCATATAGTATATAGTTGTATATGTATACTTttattatatataaatattttgtGTCCCCCTTTTTATGCTTATATGATGTAGGCAATGTGACACTTAAGTACGGCAGAATTTACATTCCTCCAATCCAATGTGCTTAGTGAAGTCAGTCGCTCTCCATGACATTCCATCAGGACACGTGACAGTCTCTCCATGCAaatatcacagacacacacacttacatacacacactctgtccAGCTGTAGGGtcgggacaataccagtatcgcgatacttGTAAAGTGTCGTGGCAAGTGAACGTAACACGGAGCAGATTTAACTTCTTCAGGAAAACAAACACTTCATGTTTTCATCCGGAGTCACGTTTATTTTTCCAGGCTATAGCACACACTATTTTACATGCAGCAGTGTTTTCATTTTTTCCATGGAGAAAGTATTACGATCCTGGTGTCATGCTGGCCCTACCAGTCAGTCGGATCAAACCCTTACCAATGCCTGATGGCTTTGGTGTGCTTTATATTAGCTTCTTCTGAATGGCTCTGCTTCTTGTTATTATAGTTTTGATACAGTAGCTCAACATGAATGAAAGGAGAATAGTCTCATTCATATTTATTATCAGATCTACGGTCCAAGAGTGGACAacttgcgacagagcctggactcgaacccagaatctctagtggcacggctagcactgcgatgcagtgccttagaccacagcaccactcgggaggccccttaAGGAAACAGTCTTAACATGGTAACATTCCATTGATCATTTTGAAATTCCATCAACCATTGAATTATTCTTCAGTCTTCTGCTCGTCACATTCCTGTTGGTAGGAAACATTGTGTAGAAGGACTTAGGTGGGAGTTTGTGAATGTTTCTCTTCTTATTTTGTCTGCATTGGTTTTATTGAGTTTAATGGCTGGAGGGGTGTAGTTCCAGTGGAGGACTTGCTAACGTGTGTGTCTTGAGTAGGGTAAGAATGCTTGGCAAAGCTGGTGAAAAGCATGCCTAGTAGTGCACTTGTCTACCGCTAATCAGTTAGTAATATTTATGTCCGAGTGGGTTTACCTGTCATATTTGGCcaatttttcttattttttctttTAATCTATAATTTAATCCAACTCCAGCCGATAATCTATTCTGTTCCCATGTGAGAAAATATGTACACTGCAGTGATTTGCTTAGTAATCGAAAATGAATGTGAAGTGTGAGGGAGCCCTGTTGCTGTACCTCAGGCTTATTCAGGGGTTCATCTGAGAGATCCAGTTGCATGTTCTCCTCACCCTCCAAAGACAGTCAGATGtatagaccagtggttcccaaccaggggaaCTAAGACCCCtggggggtacttggcctatccacagtgGGTACTTGAAAAGACTGAGTCCATAGGGTTAGTGGTAAAATGCACATGGGgggggggtacttcaggggtactccaggcagagcaaaattcagttggtggtacggTAACCAAAAAAGGTTGTGAACCACTGGTATAGACTAGAGGGTATCCTTATGTTACTGAGCGGAATGACCATATCAAGGTGAATGTGTTGCCATTGACTTCAAGAGTTCATTGATTGTTATAAGCACTATCCCTGAAGCTAATTTATAACATAAAGCACTATGATTTTGAGAATGCAATGCAAGTGTATTTCCTCAGTTTTGTTTCTCTTGCATAGCATTTGAAATAATATTATTGACATATGTCGGCAATATATATTTTGCTTTGCATGTGGCAGTCTGGCATTGTGTCAATATATtggatgtaaaaaaatatatattgctgATGTCATCATTTGCAATTaaaatgtcaattttttttatataacctTGGTTTCCCATCTATCTTGTGTAAGGGGTTATCTAAATTCTGAATGTCATTTTGGCCAATATTATTGGTCAGTTTTCAAGACTAGCTCTATAAACAACTCTATTTACAAagcatagagaatgatagagaaaGCATCCCTATATAGTTcccattatggcatctgtgagAGCATTGGCAGTGTCATTGAggcaatctccattttgaagtaatCCATTTTCTTCTTCgcaattggctgatccctcctgatgaccatgagggatcagccaataaatttggaagtcccacccagttgacaacATCAAAATGTTGGAAGCCCTCAATGTTGCTGCCAATGCTAAAACAgtcttttggccactagaggcctctatcattttCTATGGAACTAAGCTACATACATACACGTGGACATCAAACTGTACTATGCACAGAGTCATTGGGCATGAGCCAAATACAGTAACACATTCAGTACAGTCAATCTTCCCTTCTACTAACACAGTcagaaaataataatacaatcACCCTTGCAGATGCAATAAGAAATATAGAAATTTATATATGCATATGGGATTTCTTCTGGGACATACAGTAGTGGATTTATTTGTGTATGGTAAATGCCAGTGGTGGGTGGGATACGGTGGGCAGGAAGGGGTAATGGTGGGGGATAGGGGCGAGGGGGCGTCACACAGACATGATGCTGTTGGAAGAGGAGAGCTTCAGCTCTTCCCGGGAGGACTGGAGGGAGTCCCGGGGGGCTGCGTACTGGGCCACGTTGAGCAGCCCGTGCACCACGCAGCAGCTGAGGGCACTGCGGAAGATGCCCATGTCGTGGGCGTCGTACCACTCCTCTGTTTTCTCGTCATAGCACTCCACGTTGAAGGTAGTGGTGAAACCGTTGAAGCCCCCCACCACGAACAGGAGGTCGTCCACCACCTCGATGCCAAAGTTGCTGCGCGGGTTGAACATGGTGGGCACCGTGCGCCATGTGTTGGTCAGCGGGTTGTAGGCCTCAGCGTTACGCAGGCGGTTAGCCCCATCGAAGCCGCCCACctgggagaggacagaggaaactTGAGTCAAATATTTCTTAACTTTCAGCTCTTACTGAATAAGGCGTTGAAATGCATTGTGCGTGTACTGCATATGAATGTTCTGCTCACCGCATAGACTTGCTCCGCATAGGCGATGACCCCCACACCGCTGCGCCTGCTTCTCATGGGGGCGGTCAGAGTCCACTGGTTGGTCTGGGGGCTGTAGCTCTCTGCTGTGAACAAGCACTCATTCCCATTAAAGCCACCGCAGATGTACACCTAGAGAAAAGATCATGCCAACATTTTATTATCAAAAGCCATTATCCATCATGAAGTTCTCTCCCAGGTCCCTCTGTTCCGCTCACCTTGCCATGTAGTGTGGTAGCGCTGGCATCACTCCTCTGCTCATGCATGGGTGCAATCAGGGTCCACTGGTTAGTCTCAGGCTCATAGCACTCAGCGGTGTTCAGTCGTACGTATCCATCAAAGCCACCCATGGCATAGATACAGCCATCCAGCACCGCCACACTGACGTAGCAGCGCCGCGAGTGCATGGGGGCCACCTGGTGCCAGGTCCGTGTGACGGGGTTGAACTTACGTACACTGTTAAAGTAGTCAACGCTGTCAAAGCCACCCACACAGTAGACAAAGCCATTGAGGTAAGCAGCTCCATGGTAGGCTCGAGGGCTCTCCTCCTGGGTCACATTCACCCACTGGTCAGCCCGCGCATCATACGCCTCAATGCCATTGGTGGGGCTGCCACCACTCCAGCCACCGATGGCCAATAGGATGGCATAAGGCAGGCGTGGGCGGGTCAGAGGGTTGCGGAAGTCAGTGTTGGAGGGCCCGTTCATGTTCAGGTCGTACATGGCCTTCAGGGCACTGATGATGATAGGCTTGCAGTCATCATTGTCCTTCACCAGGGTATTGTTCTTCACGTTGTTCATGAAGTAGTCGGCTGTCATCAAGGCCATGCGGacctaagcacacagacacagacagacagacgtgtggTTAGCAGTTGACTAGCAAGACACCCAAACTTACAAAAGTTATCCAACAGTAAGACATTGACACTATTGTTCACCTCTCACCTTGGGCAGCAGCACAGACACGTGGGCCTTGCGGTCCTGAGGCGAGTGGTTGATCCAGCGTAGGACCGCCTCAAACACAACATCCTCCTGCTTCACATTCAGGTTGTCCTTCTCGATGATGTCACAGAGCTGTGCCAGAGAGAGCTCCTTGAACTCCTCCGAGAAACGCACCATCTCAAAGTGGTGCAGGATGAAAAGGTAGGCCCGGCGGCGCAGATCAGGGCAGGAGTAGAAGTCTGCAAACTTGCAGATGCCGATGCAGTTCTGCAGACAGAGCTGGGCCTCCAGATAGTCGCAGCAGGCTCTCACGATCCCCAGGATGCAGAACTGGTCTGCAGCCGCCAGGAGCGGTTCTACATTCTCCGCAGTCACAGGCACGGAACGTGTGTAGGCATACTCGATGATCAGGCGCATCATGTCTGGGTTCACACCAGGAATGCTGTAGACCCGCTTCTCAATGTTGTTCCAGCCACTTGTGAAGAGAGCACTGTGGGTCAAGGGTCAGGGGTATAATAACACAGAGAAACATCATCAAGGTCTCAATATTCTTCTCACTACAGCATTGCTATTGAACAAAGATCCTCAGGACTCCCCAAAAGTAactaataattacagagagttgGACCAAGCCAGAGATACCCTAAATCTACGATGTTCTCGCATTCTCATTCAGTCAAGTGATGCCAGAATGGGAATGTCGTCTGGCCAGCACATCCCAACCCAACCTATCCCAACCAAGGGAAGCTACTCACCGGAAGTATGAGCTGCATCCACAAAGGATGTTCTTGTGGGCATTGAACTCGATGCCATTGACCTTGATGACCACATCACAGAGTTTTCCCTCCAGACGTAACTCGTTAAAGATTGTACAGGTCATAGCACTCATTTTCCTCTCCATGCTGCATCTTTGAAATTTGGTGGAGGTGGCTGTCTCTTCCAGTTCATTCATTCCTTGCTATATTTGATGGGGTTTTGCAAGCTCTTCAGCTTCGACATTTGGCTGGTTTACTACAGCAGCTGTGTTCATCTAAGGATTGTGAATGTTCCACTTATATTATGTTCCAGAATTGTTCATTATTACATCACAGCAATGAGCAAATGGAATCAGAGCATCAGCCTCACTTGTCATAAAAAGTTTGTGTTTAATTTGATCTATCTGACTGATATGCCTACTGATCGTACAGTGAATGTGTAACAGTCATTTAACACTAATATTTGACACTACATAATACATTTGATTAAATACAGTCCATTTCAGATGTAGTGAGAGGGAAATCGTGAATTAAGAATACATAGAAGCATACAATTTGCCATAATACTTTCTTCTGCTCTATCAGAACATAAATTATATTAGGAACATTTAATACTGCTTTTGTGGTACTGGGGAAGATGTTAAACGCACACACTTCCTCAATTTATGCAAGTAAAAGCGCGCCCTCAGTGTAGACTTGTTATTGCagcatagctaactagctagctatataaCTTATTGATTGCATTTCTAGCTAGATCCATCGTTTGGCTCTTTGAACTTTTATTGAATTAAACAACATCTCTCTAGAAAAATGGTACGTGTACTTTATTTTCCTGATTGCCACTGAACGAATGActgatggctagctagctatcaaacGTAACGTTAGTTATTACAAACTAAGTTAGCTACCTaatttctcccagtagaatgGCTATGCCTATTGTTAGCTATGTGACAGTGACATAACATTACAATCCCAAAAAGGAAAATGCTTGTTAAGTATGTGATTGGGGTGTTAGTTTACCCTAGTGTAAGATTCCATTAATTCAATGTCCTAACTGTGACGACAGCTGCATATGAGGGGATGACATGCGAAGAGGTAGGCTACAGCTCCACAGTACGGTATTGTAACATGTATCAGCTGGACTGCTGTTAGCTTTGGGACACAACATCAGGAGTCTGCGATGTAACGTTATTGGTCCAACCAATACACAAGACTCCCGATGTTGTGTCCCAAAGCTAGGCTGCTGGGAAATCACTTTATTCTGTGGTCTGTATATGGTAAATGCTGTAAACAGTAGCAAGCACAGTGGCCTAAAGTGAATATGAGGGTTTATCGTCACAGAAGTgtttaggggcggcaggtagcctagtggtttaagAGCGTCGGgtcagtaatcgaaaggttgctggttcgaaccACAGAGGTGGAAAATCTGTGAATAAATGTGCCATTGAGCAAGATATTTAAGCTTATTTGCTCCTGTATGTCACTCTAGAtaggagtgtctgctaaaatgtaaaaatgtagtgCTGTAATATTTAGCtcttctgtttttctctctcctcactaCTTGTCTCCCTCCTCCATAGATCCCAGAGCTGTCCAGTCCCTCAGTGTGTATGAGGGACCCTCAGAGGGTGGAGGAGATCATCAAGGCCATGCAGAAGGCTGGCACCAGCAAGATGCAGGTACcaccacagagatcctattcaaTTAGGATTGTATATGTCATCCTATGGGTACCACACCCACGTGTTTCGATGTATTCTCCTAGTTCCATCCTGAGAGGTTTGCTTGATAATATGCTGACAATGTCTCTTGCTTTTTCAGGTGATTTCAGACTTTGACATGACCCTCACACGGTTTTCCTACAATGGGAAGCGGTGCCCTACCAGTCACAGTAAGTACAAAAGCTGGGATAGATTGTACGGAGAAGATACTAATGTGTACGTAGAGTTAAGGGGTCCATGTCTTGTCACTGATGTTTTTTTTCTACAAGCCCATGAGAATGATGATGATTGCATCAGTATTATTTTTATAGATATCCTGGACAACAGCAAG
Coding sequences within it:
- the LOC120034091 gene encoding kelch-like protein 10 — translated: MERKMSAMTCTIFNELRLEGKLCDVVIKVNGIEFNAHKNILCGCSSYFRALFTSGWNNIEKRVYSIPGVNPDMMRLIIEYAYTRSVPVTAENVEPLLAAADQFCILGIVRACCDYLEAQLCLQNCIGICKFADFYSCPDLRRRAYLFILHHFEMVRFSEEFKELSLAQLCDIIEKDNLNVKQEDVVFEAVLRWINHSPQDRKAHVSVLLPKVRMALMTADYFMNNVKNNTLVKDNDDCKPIIISALKAMYDLNMNGPSNTDFRNPLTRPRLPYAILLAIGGWSGGSPTNGIEAYDARADQWVNVTQEESPRAYHGAAYLNGFVYCVGGFDSVDYFNSVRKFNPVTRTWHQVAPMHSRRCYVSVAVLDGCIYAMGGFDGYVRLNTAECYEPETNQWTLIAPMHEQRSDASATTLHGKVYICGGFNGNECLFTAESYSPQTNQWTLTAPMRSRRSGVGVIAYAEQVYAVGGFDGANRLRNAEAYNPLTNTWRTVPTMFNPRSNFGIEVVDDLLFVVGGFNGFTTTFNVECYDEKTEEWYDAHDMGIFRSALSCCVVHGLLNVAQYAAPRDSLQSSREELKLSSSNSIMSV